The DNA segment TCAGCCAAACACCTATTAAAATTCCCAAATAAACTGGATCAAAGGCTAATGTTCCCAATAGTATGTAAAGTAACCCCAGGACTATTCCAAGTATTCCTGCCCAAGTGGCATTTTTGTATGCGCTGCGAGAAAGTAGAGCTATTACACCGGCCGCTATCATGGATATTCCCACAATATATAGTAAGAAGGCAGTTAAGAATGCAAATAATGCAGAGCTGAATATCAGACCAATGCCTACAATCAGAACTATTATACCCAATATCACGTTCAAAATGCCTGCAGTTTTACTGATATCCATCTGAGAAGCGCCTACAATCAAAAGCCAAATAGCTATCATCAAAACTACAAAACCAGTTAACACACCAGCAGCGACAAGGCCTGCCAGTGGAAACGCTATTACTAATAAACCAAGAATTATCGCCAAAAGGGCCAATACAGGATTTTTCATCTTATTCCTCCATTTATTTTAGTTAAATCTTTTTTATTATCATCAATAATTTGTTTCTGAAAATATAAATTGTTTGCCTTAGATTATTTAGAAATAAATAAAATCTACGATTAAACGGAAAATGTAAAAAATGTTCCCCACTAAAACTAAAAAAATAATAATAGTGGAACTATATATATTTATAAATTTAAGATAGCAGATGGAGTGAAATGATGAATAACAAAATAAATGGAATTGTAATGTTGGCATTGGGTGTTTTACTTGCTATTATCTACTTTGCATTGCCCAAATTTTTGATATATACGTACTGGCTTGCAGTTGTATTACTAATTTTATATGGAATATACCTTTATCAAAAGAGAGGATAGTCAAATTATGTTCTTATACTTCCCCTCTGTTTATTAAGAAATGGGTTTTTTTAAAAAAAAAAAGAAATTTTTGCCAAGGAATTTAAGATTTGACAAAGTATAAATAAAGACCATACAATAAAATTATGATTACTGCTAACCAGTAAATCCAATATACCCAGTCAGGAACTGCTAAAATAAATATTGCTAGAACAATGGCAAGAATCATTATTAAAATACCATTTATTTTTTCGTTTAACATTTTCCACCTCAAATATTAATCTTAATTAGCTTGAATGGATTTTAATTATTATTTTGATTTTTATTATCTATATTTTTTTGGATTGTAATATGAAAATAGTATTAATTTTGTAGATTAGATCTTTTCCATAACCAATTTCAAGTGTGTTGGAATTGATTTTGTGGATAATGTAATTATCCAATAAAATGTAACTGAAAGACCCCACTAAAACAAGAATTATCTTTGATATTTTAATGAGTTACCACTGCCAGTCTAAATCAATGAGCTTAAAAGCAAATATAAAGTACCCACTGAAAAATAAGGATCTGATCTTGAAGATACCATCTCCCTATTCACATCCGAATCATAGAATAATGAAGTTTTCCTCGAATTTTAACAATGTATTAAAAAAAGAGAGTAAGGTGTTTGAAATATACTATTTCTGTTTAAATCAAAGTCAAATTGGATATTGATGTTATAAACGTTATCTACTTCTTAATTTAAAAAATTTTGATTTTTCTTATTTATTCATAAATAACAGCAGTCCCAGTGGCAGTTACAATAATAGCATTACCCATTAATCCTCCAATAGAATTATAGTCAATTAAAACTTCAATTACCGTATTTGCGCCTATTTCCTTGGCATTTTGAAGCATGCGAGTGAGAGCCGCACTTTTAACTTCATCCAAATTCATGTCTTGTAAATGGAGTTTCTTAGTGAGTTTAGATATTCCTTCAGAGTTTTCCATAACTATTGCCTCACCAGTTACCATACCGATGTGTTTAGTGATCTTACCTCCATCCATGTGAGGGATGGACACAATAGGAACCTCTAACTTATCAATTAAATTTTCAAATGTGTCTTCAGGAATCTTTTCAACACCTTCAGATTCAAGAGGTTTTTTACTGATTTTATCCATAGCTTTCGAGAGTAAATTCCCTAAAAACCCTATAATATAGGTTAAAACACCCAAAAAAACCACAAATACTAAATAATTTATCAAAATGGGGAATGCTGCTTGAATCATCAATGCCAGACCACCTAAAGTAAAAAAATTAAGTACAATAGGATCTTTGGGGAAAAGCCAAGCGTATGCATTTATTATTATAAATATTAAAAGTGCACTAATAGCTCCTGTGCTTTTACCATACATGCGACGAGCTATAAACGTTTCAACGAATCCGGCAATAAGGGGAGATACTATAAATAATATATTAAAGCCAAAAATTACTAAATGCCATTTCACACAGATAACTGCAGATAAAAAACCAACCCCGGTACCTATCAATACGGCAATGATTGCCCAGCGTTTTTCTACTAAATTATTTTTCACTGCTGCAAACAATCTCATCCCTTCCCTTTCTTTATACTATGGTCAAAAAAAGATCAAATTTCTATTCTTGATAAAAAACAGCAGTTCCAAACACAGTGACCATAATAGTGTTACCCATGGTTCCACCTAAATTATGATAGGCAACGCGCGCCCCAATTACTGCATTAGCCCCTTTATCTGCGGCTTTATCCTTCATACTCTTCAAAGCTACTTCTCTAGCCTTTTTAAGTTCTTCTTCATAGGCAGAAGTTCTACCTCCCACCACGTCCCTGACTCCAGAGAACATGTCTTTGTAAACATTTGCCCCCAATAGAGACTCGCCAGTTACTAAACCATAATATTTATTAATTTTCTTTCCCTCTATTGTAGGAGTGGTTAAAACAAGCATCGGAAAACCTCCAACATAGTCAATCGCTGATTTTTCTATTAAATATACTTATTATTTTATCTTTATAGTATTTGAGCTAGGTGGTTTAACACTATTTTACTTGTAAAATACTGGTAAAAACACCAAATTTATTATAATCTAAAAACAAAACAATTATTGTAGCCGTATCAGTAACTTCTATCTTAATTTGATAACATCGGACCAATTCATCAGACTTTATTCATTTAAATAAATTTGATCTAATCTAAATAGATATCTGCGGACTATGGCTTGAAATAGATTTTTAATAAAACATCATTTTAGGAGTTGTATGAATGAAAAACACAATTGTGGGTGTCATTGCAATAATTGTGGCTGTTATTATGATTGCCGCGCCAGTAGTAGGGTTAGCTACTATAGGGCTGATATCTGGAGTTTTAATATTGGGAATGGGAGTTTGGTTAGCAATTTTGGGTTTAAGTGAACGAACTTCCAATGATCTATGGTTATTCCCATTATTAGTAGGGTTTGCAGGAATTATTATGGGTTTAATATTCCTATTCAACTCATCTTGGATAATAAACTTGGGTTTTTGGGCGTATATAATTACCGGAGGATTACTCATTGTAAATGGATTCATAGCACTATTTGTTGGAGAAAAACAAAAATTTAAAGTGTATGCAGGAATATTTGGGTTGGTTTTTGGTTTCTTCTTTGTAATTATTGGTTATTACAATATTGATCCCAAAATTTTAGGATTAATAATAGGAATTGGGTTGTTAATTATTGGAATACTGAATATTCGCGAATGAAAATAAAAGAAAATCTGGCAATAAATGAAGAGGGAATGATAAATTTCTAGGAGTTATGCCAATTAGAGAATTAATCTTATTATTTTAAAAATAGGTGTAGTTTTAAAAAAAATGGGATTTAAAATTTTACAATCCAATTTTGCCTTTTAACATGAAAAATATCCAGACAAGTACAAATACTGCAAATAGAATGTACAGCATTTTTCGGGTTTTCTGAACTTTTTGCTGGTTTGCGCGTGCTATTTCTTCACAGTTAGGAGAACAAAACTTCTCACTCATGGGTATTGGTGTCCCACACATGGGACAGTGTTTGTGCTGTTCAATCATGAATATTGCCTCTTTCTTATATTTTTTAGAATTTATATAGGTTTGAATTTTTTTTATGAACAATAATAATTGATTATTTATGTGGAAAGGGAAGAATTATTCGGGATTAGGAATAATTAACGTACCTATTTTTTCATTTATAGCTTTTTTTAAGTTTTCTGGATTTTCACCATTTAATATAACTGTTCTTATTTTAGAACGAGCTATGATCTGTATAGCAGTTTTATCCAAAAATTCATAGGTACCTGCCTTCATATCCTTATCCGACAACATTTCCATCATATCTTTTGGAGTAATTTCTTCTATCATTTGAGCTTCTGGAAATTTATTGGGATCTTTATCAAATAAACCATCTACTGATGTGGCATTTAAAAGTAATTCAGCACCTACAAATTCAGCCAGAATACTTCCCACCGCATCAGTACTATGTGCAGGCTCTGTTCCACCCATAACCACTATTTTACCCAATGAAGAAAATTCATGGGCTTGACTGAAGTTATAGGGCACTCGTGGATAAGCATCTTCCCCTAAAGCTGTTATGAGCAGACGTGCGTTAAGCCGCGTTACTTCAATACCAATATCATCGCAAATTGCTTCTGAAGCTCCCATATCTCTGGCTATTCCAATGTAATCCCTTGCTGTACTACCTCCACCCACAACCACCATGACTTGGTGTTCTGCGGACATATCCCTTAAAACAGTAGCATAATCCTGAAATTTTTTGTAATTATGATCTTTTATTATTACAGATCCACCAATTGTGATCACTATTCGCATCTCATCACCAAACTAATTTCTAGTCTAATATAATATATAATTTTTAAAAAATAATCGTACAGTCTATATTCTACTTATTAAAAATCAGATACCAATTTCACCATTTTAAAAACATAAATAAGTATAATGTAGTGATTATGATTGTAGGCATGTGAAATTGTAAAGGTAGTTGTTATACACTGCATTTTATTAAAAATAGTTGTCACTACAATATTCTTATTAAAATTTCTTAATTGATTGTGCATTAAAGTAACACGTTATTTATGGGTTTTTATTCCCAAAAAGATTGAATTGTACTTTATTTATAGTGCAAAGGAGATTATGCTTCTGCAAACTCTTGCTTAAGTTTCAACCAATCAACTTTACCTATAAGAGTCGTGGGTAATTCCTTTCGAATCTCTATTTCCCTGGGAACACTCCATTTAGCTAAATATTCATTACATAAATCCATTATTTCATTTTTAATCCTATCAGAATCTGAATATCCCTCTTTTAATGTTATAAATGCTTTAATTTTCTCTATTTGGTATTTGTCAGGTACACCAATAACACAAGATAAGGATACTGCTTCATGTTTATTTATGACCTCTTCGATTTGATTGGGAAAAACGGAATAACCAGAACTTTTTATCATGCGTTTAATACGGGATTTGAAATAAAAAAATCCATCTTCATCCATGTAACCTAAATCACCAGTATGACACCATTTTAAACCATCAGGATGCAATTTTAACACTTTATCGGTTTCTTCAGGATTATTATAATACTTTAACATTACTGTAGGGCCGCTGATACAGATTTCTCCATCTTCACCTGGAGGAAGATCTTCAGTAGTTCCTACCTTAACGATCTTGTATAACATATCCGGCAGCGGAATACCCATACTACTCAATTTATCATTGGTATTTGGTATTAAACAGCTGACAGTAACAGTTTCAGTTAAACCATATCCTTCCTGCATGGTGACCATACTGCCCCTTTTCTGGATAAATTCATTAAATTGATTTTTTAATTCAATGGGAACTGAATCTCCACCTGCAAAAACACCTTTTAGGCACTTAAAATTCGATTTTTTCATTTTTTTACTTCTAAGCAATGCTTCATACAGTGTTGGAACTCCGGCAATGAACTGTGGTTTGTGTTTAGCAAACTGGTCGGCGAAAATAGTTGAATTAAATTTTGGGACTAAAATAGCACAAGCCCCTACACACATGGGAAGATGGACACAAACTGTGAGTCCGAATCCATGGAAAACTGGAAGGATGCACATTATTTTATCTTTTTTTATTTCTCCCAAGCGTTCGTCATTTAAATGAGCTAAGCATTGCACAACAAGGGCATTAAAGTTATCATTTGATAATAAAACTCCTTTTTGGATCCCAGTTGTTCCACCAGTATATAAGACTACAGCACCATCACCTGGTTTCATATTAGTTTTAATCACTTTATTGGAATTTAAACCAAGTTTATAAAATTTTTTCCATGAAATAAGTAATTCATTTTCTTTATATTTGATTTTTGGAATTTTACGACCTTCGAAAGCCCAAAAACCCATAGTCATCCTTTTACCTAAAAAATCGCTGATTTTGGCAACTATTATCTTATTGATTTCAAGACGTTCCTGAACCTTCTTTAAGTTACTATAAGAAAAATCACCAATTAAAATAAATTTACTATCCACATGTTTCAAGTAAAACTCAATTTCCTTGGGTGCAGATAAGGGGTGAATCATATTGGCAATGGCCCCTACTTTATTAACCGCATAAAACATGATAACTGCATGCGGAGTGTTGGGCATGCATATTGTCACTGCATCGTTTTCAGTCACACCTATCTCTAATAATGCTTTAGCACAATTATCTACTTGGGAAACTAGTTCTTTAAACTTAGTTTTTGTTCCCATGAACTCCAATGCAACAGTATTGGTATTTTCTCTTGCAGAATCTGCTAACATTTCATAAATAGTTTTATCAGGATAAACAAGATTAGCAGGCGTATTTTTATTATATGACTTAAGCCAAGGCCGGTTATAGTTTAATTTATCTGGTGCTTCTATTATCAAAGGTGAAATCTTCATAATAATACAACCTTATTTTTATAATGAGTCATCAATAGGGATGTGTTCCAATTTTTTTTCCAGTGCTTTAGGATTATTTAAAATTTTCTTAAATTCATTCATAGCCCTGATATAATAGAATCCATCACTTATACGTTCATCAATGGTGGTAGAAATTTCAACAAAATATCTTTCAATGAATTCTCCAGATTTTTCTTGGTAGATTTTCTCTTTGTGAATCTCCCCCAAGCAAATAAAAACAGAAGTTGTTCCTCGATCATATAAATGGTGATATGGAACATTTCTAAGGCCAATACTCCCCAAATTTGCGACAAATACACTGGCATGCATAGGATCTTCATTATAAATAGCTTTAGGATATTTACCAATGTAATTTAGAAAATTTAGTAAAGTGATGGCTAAATGAACTACTGTTTTAGGAAATTTGGCAAAAAAATTAAGTATATCCGTGGCATCATCATTATCTTCAGTTTTAACAACTTTAATCCCTTTATTTAATCTTGAAACAATTGACCATAAAGTTTCATCTCTTTGGAAGGATTTTTTAATTATAGTTTCTTCGCCTTCTTCTGTAAATTCCTTTTTTGCTACGAAAGCAACTTCAATTTTCTTTCTCTGATAAAATTTTCTTCCAGAAATAAAGCGATTCAAATGAGGCTTAACTGTAAAAAGCCTGATTAATGCGGCTAAAAAAACATTAAAGTATGTGATTTTTTCAACAGGCCCCTCAAGAGTTAAAACTGGATTGATAGATAATTCTTTATTTTTATTATGAATATAATAAACAAAATCAGTAACATCGATCTTGTCTTTAAAATATATTGCCGATGAGTTTCTGGAAGTCATTAAATGAGGGACAAGATTGGAAAATGGGTTTAAATTCTTTAATATCCAACCGTCTTTTCGATCTCCCCATCTTTTTTTCTTAGGATAATGTGATTTAAGATTGATTTGATCGTTATTCACAGAATCTTGAAAAACTTCTTTATTTTTATTTTCAACCGACATATTCCTCCCTAAACATTGTTGATGATATGATAAAAAGAATAATATAAATTTTTTTTCATATATAGGATTATTATTACAAAAAATCATAGGATATTTTCAGGACACTCCCCTATTTGTCAGCCATGATGAGAATTAAAGAGAATTATATTACTTGAAAATAGTTCCATAGTTCCTAATACCATAAATTTTTTGGAAATGTATGCCTCATACTATCGGGCTAGTTAAAATTACAAAAGATATTATAAATAAATTAATATAAAGTTTAGACACAATACAAATAACAAATCATATATTATTTATTAAAAAAAAGGCTATTTAAATGGTTTATTAAAAAAAATCGGATTAATTAAGATTTGTTGTTAATATAATTAATAGAGACATGAAAATTTCAATAAATTTTTTATAAAAGATTATCCCAGTTAGGAGCGATATAATTATGTCAGAACCATCATCAACTGAGCTTTACGAGGTAAAAAGAACCCTTAAAGAACTTTCTGAAAAAAAAGGGAGAGGTACCGAGTTAGTATCAATTTATATACCTCCAGATAAGCAAATCAGTGATGTGGTTAAGCACATGAGGGAAGAACTAAGTCAAAGCGCTAATATCAAAAGTAAACAAACAAAAAAGAATGTACAGTCTGCTATTGAAGTTATAATGCAACGTATGAAACTTTTCCCCCGCCCTCCTGAAAGAGGCTTGGTTCTATTTGTGGGAATGATTCCAAAAGGAGGTCCTGGAACTGAAAAAATGGAAACTTATGTTTTTGAACCTCCTGAACCTGTTCAAACCTACACATATCATTGCGATTCTCAGTTCTTCCTGGAACCACTTGAAGAAATCCTTGAAGATAAAGAAATATATGGATTAGCAGTCATAGACCGTAAAGAGGCGACGATAGCCATCATGAAAGGTAAAAGGGTGGATATAGTGAAAACATTGACTAGCGGTGTTCCAGGAAAACATAAAGCTGGTGGACAGTCACAGAGACGTTTCGACCGATTGATTGAATTAGCGGCTCACGAATTCCTAAAAAGAATTGGAGAACACATGAACGAAGCTTTTTTAGATATTGAAAATTTAAAAGGAGTTATAATTGGAGGTCCGGGCCATACTAAGGAGGATTTTTTAAATGGAGATTATCTTCACCACGAAATCAAACAAAAAATTATAACAACTGTAGATACATCTTACACCGGTGATTTTGGAATAAGAGAAGTTATAGACAAATCCATGGATGTGTTAACCGAAATTGACATCATGAAGGAGAAAAAACTAATTCAACGATTCCTTAATGAGTTGGTTGATGAAAATGGTTTGGCATCTTATGGTGAAGCTGAAGTCAGACAAAACTTGATGAATGGAGCAGTAGAAGTTTTGTTACTCTCAGAAGATATCAAATCCAAACGACAAACCTTTGAATGTCCTTCTTGCGGCTTTATTGGTGAAAAAACCATAAAAAATGAGACTGATGTTGAAGATAAAATCTGCAAAAATTGTGGTGAAACCATGAAACCTTCTACATCTCAGGATGTGATTGATGATCTTGTGAAGATGGCTGAAGAAGTTGGTTCGGAAGTAGAGATCATATCTACAGAAACAGAAGAAGGAATACAACTTTTACGAGCATTTGGTGGTATTGGAGCAATATTAAGGTATAGAGTATAATTAGTCCGTGATTCATAAAAAAATGGGAAAATAAAGAATAAAATTTTGTTACTCATTGATTAAATTAAAAATAAGCATGTTAAAGGTTATCCCAACCTACTAACCCTTATTAGAGATTCTACTGGGACTTTTTCAACCTCTAATAATCCTTTCTTATCTATGAGAACAACTGCAGCTAATGGTTCTGCTCCCAAACTTTTGAATACCTTTATTGCCTCCCCAATGGTCCCCCCACTAGTAATGACATCATCCACTATTATCAATTTTTTCCCCTCTACAGGGGCAAAATTACTACTAACTGCTCCTTTTGCATCTTTCCCTTTGCGGTGTTTGATAGGGTGAAACACGGCCATGTCTGCATCCAATATCTCGGCCATCATAGTGGCAAAAGGTATTCCACTAACCGTAATTCCCACTACTACTTCTATATCCCCATGTTGAAGTGCCATATCAGCCATAGCTGCCGAAACATAAGACATTCTGGTTGAACTTCCGCCTAAACTATTCCAATTAATTGCAAAATCGAGGGGTGCTTTTTCCTCTGATTTTTCCTTGGTTTTATCTGTCCCTTGGAGTATGAGCCATCTGGCAGTGTCTTTAGAAACATTGAGCTCGTCAGCTATTTCGCCTGTAGTAAATCCTCTGCTCCTAAGTTCAAAAGCCTTTTTAATCAGTTTTTGGTTCATATTACTCCTCCAAATTTTTTAAAAAGTATCATACACGCTAATTTTTATCCAAATATAATTTGACAACAGAATATCAATCAATTTTAATAGAAACTGGAATTTTCTCTTTAGCTGATTTCATAGCTGCAAGAACAGTTTTCAAAGCATGTATCCCATCTTCACCAGTGATTTTAGGTTTTTCATCCATTATAATAGCATTTAAAAATGAATCTAACTCCTCCATAAGTGGTTCATGGTGAGGTACCCTTACTTTTCTAGCATTTTTTCCAAAAACTTCCACATTCTGGTCAATATAATCCAGGGAGATAATTCCATCTGTCCCAGTAACTTCCAGTTGTCTTTTCTTATATGGTGTGAGCCAGTTGACCTCTAACATGCCAATAGCGTTGTTGTAGAATTCCATCATTATCTCGGCATGGTCTTCGAATTCACATTTCTGAAGCCTGCTGCCAACATGAGCATATACCTTAGAAACAGGACTGTCCAGTAAGTATGCCATCACATCCACTTCATGTATGGCAAGATCTATAGTAACTCCAACATCTTTAATACGTGGTGGGAAGGGCCCAACCCGTTTAGCAGATACGGAAACTACTTCTCCAATTAATTTATCTCTTAAAAGCTTTTTGGCCTCTAAAACTGCTGGGTTGAATCGTTCAACATGCCCAGTTGCCAGTTTAACTCCTTCTTTTCTGGCGGCTCGTACCATATCTTTGGCTTCTTTTAAGGTGAAAGCAATGGGTTTTTCCACCAATACATGCTTTCCCTGTTCTATGGCACTCATGACCACCTCATAATGGTATGTGGTTGGGACGCAGACACTTACTGCGTCTATTTCTGGCATTTTAAGCACATTGTCATAGTCAACGAACCCTACAGTGTTATATTTCTTGGAAACCTCTGCTAGAGTGCCTTTCATAAGATCAGAAACTGCCAAAAGATTGGCATTTTTTAGTCTAGTGTAAACTCGAACATGGTTGTGGCCCATGGCCCCTACACCAACAACACCCACATTTACCTTATTCACTAGCAATCCTCCATCATGCGTTTGGCAACCTCTAGACCAATGCTTTCAGCATTACTGATTGGACCTTTAATTTTATGTTTAGAGATAAGTTCACCCTTTTTAGTAAGCAAAATTGATTGGAGTTCCAATTCATTCCCATTTGTCCTTGCACACACACCAAGAGGCCATTGACAACCTACCCCCAACTCTGAAAGTACTTTTTTTTCGGCCATGACCTCATGATAAGATGCTGTATGAGTTAAAGCCTCTAATACCTTCCTTTTTTCAGTGTCTTTGCGTGCAACAACTGCCAGTGCCCCCTGGCCTGCTGCAGGAGTCATATAATCCAATGAAAATCTTTCTTTGATATGTTTAATGAGTCCTAATCGTTTAATACCGGCTTCGGCCATTAAAGTAGCATGATATTCACCAGATACTACTTTTTTTATCCGAGTGTCTATGTTTCCCCTAATGGGCCTTATATCCACATCTTTATGATGATATCTGCAAAAAGCTTCTCTTCTGACGCTACTTGTTCCAAGAGTTGCACTTTCAGGCAAATTATCCCATGTGTATGGTGATACTAATGCTTCATTAGGTGATTCACGAAGAGGGACAGCTATAATCTCCAGATCTTCTGTTAATTCACTAGGCAAATCTTTTAAACTATGGACTGCAAAATCCACTTCTTCCTCCAGCACTGCCTTATCCAGTTCTTTAGTGAATATTCCCTTCACATCCATATTATATAGTTGAGAATCTGTTATTTTATCCCCTGTGGTCTTTATAATTTTTATATCTATTTCTTCATTTGTTATATCTTTTAAAGAAGTGATTATGTTTTTGGTTTGAACCATTGCCAGACTGCTTCCTCTAGTACCTACTTGCAATACATCATCTCCGAGTGTGAGGCGAATTACTGAATTGGACCGTAATTGTTAATTTGAATAATGAGCATATTTATTATAGTTATAATATGGTATAAGAATCCTTAGTTGATTGATTTTGTATGATCTTTAATAAATGTTGTCATGGAATAAATAAACCACCTATCTTGTTTATCATTGCAAAAATTTTAAATAGGCCAATAATGAAACTATCTTTTACTTAAATCTGCAAAATTAGAACGATAAACAATTAATATGTTATTTAATCCTTCATCAATAGCCAGTTTAATTGCTTGATCTATTTGACTGCGATACATGAATTTTTCATCTATTTTTTCCCACAGACTCTTACCCAACTCACCAGTAAATACAATATAGAGATCATGCTGGATTTGACCTAAAAACGCTAAAAGACTGTCTTCATCAATTTCTTCACAAGTTACACCATAACTTCCCCCTAAAACTAGGGCGGGATTTTCATAATCTTTAATCATTGCTACTGACTTTTTTATGGCGGTGACATTGATGCCTGGATTTATTTCTTCAATTATGTTGATGGTTTGATCATTTGATTGGAAATGTTTTTTTGGAAAAAACGATTTATTTTGCTTTATATGATGAAAATATGTTTCTGCTGATGAAATATTGCGAAAAGAAGTTCTACCCGGCAACCCTCTGAAACGTTTGACACCTTTAATTATGGAACTAGGGGCGGTTCCTAAGGATAGTGATGCTGTTATGGCAGATAAAGTATTTTCCAAATGATGTTGAGCAGGGGCAAATGTTTTAACTTGAAAAGAATTGTTTACACATTTACCATGAACTGTTTGCAACCCAGTTACTTTTACTTGGAATGTAGTTTCATACAACCCATAATCAATATTAAATGCTTGAACATTTGATTTTTCTCCAACGGAATATGTATTTATTTTTTTATCGGTTAAAAGTTGATTATAATAATTATTTTCAGAATAAATCCAACGATAAGAATTTTGGTCACAAACCACTATTTTACTTCTAAACATTTGGGATTTGGCTTTACTAGCACTGCTATTTCCCTGTGAAATGGAGTAATCCTCAGCAATGTTGGTGATTACTCCCACACCAGCCATTCCTGTTCCACCCAGTGAACTTTCAAATAAACAAATACCTACATTTGTGTTTACATCATGTTTAGAAGGTTTTTTTTCTTTGTAAAAATCTTCAGCAAGTCTCCATGCTGTTATAATGCTTGCCGGAGTTATGCTTATGTCTTTTTGTAGAATTGTATCTTGGCCATTATCTACAATTTCCACACCAACGCTACTTAAAATCAAAGGATTTTGGTCGTAGTATATCTGTTTTAACATTGCTAAAGTACTGGTTTTTCCTTT comes from the Methanobacterium sp. genome and includes:
- a CDS encoding Gfo/Idh/MocA family oxidoreductase, which codes for MNKVNVGVVGVGAMGHNHVRVYTRLKNANLLAVSDLMKGTLAEVSKKYNTVGFVDYDNVLKMPEIDAVSVCVPTTYHYEVVMSAIEQGKHVLVEKPIAFTLKEAKDMVRAARKEGVKLATGHVERFNPAVLEAKKLLRDKLIGEVVSVSAKRVGPFPPRIKDVGVTIDLAIHEVDVMAYLLDSPVSKVYAHVGSRLQKCEFEDHAEIMMEFYNNAIGMLEVNWLTPYKKRQLEVTGTDGIISLDYIDQNVEVFGKNARKVRVPHHEPLMEELDSFLNAIIMDEKPKITGEDGIHALKTVLAAMKSAKEKIPVSIKID
- the hemC gene encoding hydroxymethylbilane synthase, which produces MQVGTRGSSLAMVQTKNIITSLKDITNEEIDIKIIKTTGDKITDSQLYNMDVKGIFTKELDKAVLEEEVDFAVHSLKDLPSELTEDLEIIAVPLRESPNEALVSPYTWDNLPESATLGTSSVRREAFCRYHHKDVDIRPIRGNIDTRIKKVVSGEYHATLMAEAGIKRLGLIKHIKERFSLDYMTPAAGQGALAVVARKDTEKRKVLEALTHTASYHEVMAEKKVLSELGVGCQWPLGVCARTNGNELELQSILLTKKGELISKHKIKGPISNAESIGLEVAKRMMEDC
- the cfbE gene encoding coenzyme F430 synthase, which produces MNVLIVDMTHGGYVLASEFAKINDCNVFAWDIYHTLNHEQIKTLQFRGIKLVDNLFYEKYYQKRSTTEKNDKINVIAPVHCNLPYSADMTHHEAVGFLLKDRINVPIIEITGVKGKTSTLAMLKQIYYDQNPLILSSVGVEIVDNGQDTILQKDISITPASIITAWRLAEDFYKEKKPSKHDVNTNVGICLFESSLGGTGMAGVGVITNIAEDYSISQGNSSASKAKSQMFRSKIVVCDQNSYRWIYSENNYYNQLLTDKKINTYSVGEKSNVQAFNIDYGLYETTFQVKVTGLQTVHGKCVNNSFQVKTFAPAQHHLENTLSAITASLSLGTAPSSIIKGVKRFRGLPGRTSFRNISSAETYFHHIKQNKSFFPKKHFQSNDQTINIIEEINPGINVTAIKKSVAMIKDYENPALVLGGSYGVTCEEIDEDSLLAFLGQIQHDLYIVFTGELGKSLWEKIDEKFMYRSQIDQAIKLAIDEGLNNILIVYRSNFADLSKR